The following proteins are co-located in the Lacticaseibacillus paracasei subsp. paracasei genome:
- a CDS encoding ABC transporter ATP-binding protein: protein MAILTARQLTKQYAGESRPALDHADFSIEKGEFVAIVGPSGSGKSTLLHLLGGIDQPTSGRVQLYDTDIYALDQTQLAIFRRRQVGLIYQFYNLIPDLTVVENMTLPADLDGRTVATSELTELLATLGLTEKQDALPNQLSGGQQQRVAIGRALMNHPAIILADEPTGNLDRRNSQDIMTLLRQANIKQGQTLIVITHDPDIAKQADRVVTINDGVLREGR, encoded by the coding sequence GTGGCCATTTTGACAGCACGACAACTGACGAAGCAATATGCAGGGGAAAGTCGACCAGCGTTAGATCACGCTGATTTTAGTATTGAAAAAGGTGAATTTGTGGCAATCGTTGGGCCGAGTGGTTCGGGTAAGTCAACCTTGCTACATCTGCTGGGCGGTATTGATCAACCAACCAGTGGTCGGGTACAGCTATACGATACAGATATTTATGCTTTGGATCAGACCCAATTGGCGATTTTTCGGCGGCGACAAGTCGGGTTGATTTATCAATTCTATAATCTGATTCCCGATTTGACAGTGGTCGAGAACATGACGCTGCCCGCTGACTTGGACGGTCGAACCGTCGCGACATCTGAGTTGACAGAATTACTGGCTACTTTGGGCCTGACGGAAAAGCAAGATGCTTTGCCAAATCAACTGTCAGGCGGCCAACAGCAGCGCGTGGCGATTGGCCGGGCACTGATGAATCATCCGGCCATTATTTTAGCCGACGAACCAACGGGCAACTTGGATCGCCGCAATTCACAAGACATCATGACTTTATTGCGACAGGCGAATATCAAGCAAGGTCAGACTTTAATTGTGATTACGCATGATCCCGATATTGCTAAGCAAGCAGATCGCGTTGTAACCATCAATGACGGTGTGCTGCGTGAAGGGCGGTGA
- a CDS encoding sensor histidine kinase, producing MVKHDYWALPETKSVLKLTVWLLAILWTVLLMVMVFVPETRIWLAAMGVGGTLISSWIVWRWAVRFSRRFDLALRQLDLTKAGASNYAIDRNDEGLFSDLNNRLYQYARQMQAERTAVKRDRDQLSVAITDIAHQLRTPLAANNNLLEMMTAANWEVTRQELLAQHTRQAELVEQLILLAKVDTHTLSQTRQDVSVAALGKEALKPLLRMVADKQLTIDWQVSPDLMLHVNPALVKEALVNVLKNAVEHTAFGGQIQIIGIADPIRVRLKIINTGLPIAEADMPHLFERFFRGQYATANNVGIGLAIAAGITRENDGRLSAENTAEGVQFTFEFFR from the coding sequence ATGGTTAAGCATGATTATTGGGCTTTGCCGGAAACAAAAAGTGTGTTGAAACTAACAGTGTGGCTACTGGCTATCCTGTGGACTGTTTTACTGATGGTGATGGTGTTTGTCCCAGAAACTCGTATTTGGTTGGCTGCCATGGGTGTCGGTGGCACGTTGATCAGCAGTTGGATCGTGTGGCGTTGGGCAGTCAGGTTTAGTCGACGCTTTGATTTGGCGCTGCGACAACTAGATCTGACAAAGGCAGGTGCAAGCAACTATGCGATTGATCGGAATGATGAAGGACTGTTTTCCGATCTCAATAATCGACTTTATCAATATGCCCGCCAAATGCAGGCTGAACGCACGGCAGTGAAGCGTGATCGCGATCAGCTGAGTGTTGCTATTACCGATATTGCGCATCAGTTGCGAACACCTTTAGCGGCGAATAATAATTTGCTTGAAATGATGACCGCAGCTAATTGGGAGGTCACCCGTCAGGAGCTTTTAGCGCAGCACACGCGTCAAGCAGAGTTAGTTGAGCAGCTCATTTTATTAGCTAAGGTGGATACACATACGCTGAGCCAAACTAGACAAGATGTGAGTGTAGCGGCGCTGGGGAAAGAGGCATTGAAGCCACTGCTGCGAATGGTTGCTGATAAGCAGTTGACGATTGATTGGCAGGTATCACCAGACCTAATGCTTCATGTGAACCCGGCATTGGTCAAAGAAGCGTTGGTCAATGTCTTGAAAAATGCGGTTGAACATACTGCTTTTGGCGGTCAAATTCAGATTATTGGGATTGCTGATCCTATTCGCGTCCGCCTGAAGATTATCAATACAGGCTTGCCAATTGCTGAAGCAGATATGCCTCATTTATTTGAGCGTTTTTTCCGTGGTCAATATGCCACTGCCAATAACGTGGGCATTGGGTTAGCGATCGCTGCTGGCATTACGCGTGAAAACGATGGCCGCTTATCTGCTGAAAATACCGCGGAAGGCGTACAATTCACGTTTGAATTTTTTCGTTGA